The following nucleotide sequence is from Coffea eugenioides isolate CCC68of chromosome 10, Ceug_1.0, whole genome shotgun sequence.
AATGGGGGAAAAGTTATGGACATCATCCATACTTATGTTCCTTCTAGCAAGAGGGGTTTAGGCCTTGCTGGCCACCTCTGTGTGGCTGCTTTCTCTCACGCTCAATCCAATTCTCTTTCAGTCATTCCCACCTGCTCTTATGTCTCCGTAAGCCCacctcttttattttatttttggccaccGCTTCTGTCCTCCAATTTGTGCATGTTTTCTTTAGTTTTaatgggatttttttttggaaaaattttttgTGGAATTTGGGATGAATTTCTGTGGCTGTATTGAAATTTAGGCAAAGTTCTGATGATTCTTTTCTgggtttttctaatttttcttgtATGTgctgttgatttttttttttatcgactTCTTTTTGGGTTTTGCATATTGCTGCTGTTTGAGATTTTTATCAAGATAGGTTTTTTATTCGTCGTTATTCTTTGGGAATGGGGGTGAGGGTCAAGAAATGCTATGTCATATTAACTGATAATTTTGTTAATCTTTTTCCCTGTAGAATTCTCAATATTTggtaatttttgtttattttgaatagGTGTTTTCCATTCTCTCTTAAGTTATTCATATCCGGATATTTGCAACAATGTTTTCCCCTTCTCATCCCAGTATTTATTTCATGGCTGGAATCTGGAATTATTGGTTTTGTGTGGATACATGGTGTTTGTTCTTGACTGGTGAATGATAAGCACAATGGTATATGAGTATGTGTATTAGCTGTGAACTTTAAGGTTTTCACATGTAAAGTTCAAAAGTGTTTAAAAGTGTGGGTAAATGCATGGTTTAAATAAGAAATTCTGAACTGAGATTAAACGAAGATGACAGAAAGATTGAGAAGATGAATTGAATTGTGATTAATAAGAAAGTTCAATGGAAAGAGAAAATTCTTGATTGTCTTCAGCAAAATCTTTCAGATATCTAGCCGCTATTACACTTTCTTTTTATTACTCAGTACCTATTGCAAATGCCTAATGTAGAGATATTGCACTTGACAAGTTAGATGTGCTTCTGGAATTATGAACTTAGATGAggtaaaaaatggaaataaaataatgccttgTAGGAATCAAAACATGGCATGACTCTGGTAAACTCTTTTGAAGTGAAGGATTTGGACACATTTTTAATCTATCATTTTTTGATGGCTATAAAGATGCACAATGAAAAACCTTTTGAACTATTGTTGCTTCTGATGCACAAGTAGATGTAGAATGTGAATGAATTAGATGCAGAACTTTTCtaaataacaaaattgaaaatatgGAGAAGATGTAGGTCTTTTTTCTAAAGTAGCAATGAGAAACATGAGTATAGAAACATGGAATGGAGGCCATTTTTTCTGAAGTCGCTTATGCAGAAATGAGGGatggaggttttttttttttttttttttgtctgaaGTAGCAATGAGAAACAGGTGTAGAGAAAGAGGCACTCAAGGGAAGACTACAAAAGAAATTGTAGTTTCATGTCTTGACACCAGCTAACAGATAAAACTTGTATGAAATATTTCAACTTTAAAGACCAGGTCAAAGTTGATGGTCCTTTAGAGAATAAAACATGTTTGATGACACTGGAGGGAATAAATCAATCACTCACATGTAGAAGAATCTGTTATTCTGCAAAATTTTCACTTAATGATCTTTTACCACTAGAGAAAATCTTAATGATaagttattttttaataactgcGTGCATTTTTGCTTACTGCTATCCAGTGTAAATTTTGCAAGATATGCTTTGGCTGGTATCCCATGAGGAATACATGTCAACCAGTCTTCACACTGTTTTGGAACTGCAACTCTATAGCTGCTATTATCTTCAAACCAAAAGGAAATTATGTCTTGTGAATTGAACTATATTTTTTGCGGGTGGGGGGCGGGGGGTGTTGATAAATTGGGTGGTGATCATAAATACTTGTGGTTGTTGTTTAGAAGTCATCTCAAATAGATTTACTCTCACATATAAAAGTTGTATACTACTGTTGCACTGTCATAAGGAATTTAAGAAGCAAGCAGAAACAATTTTGGATCATTTTGGGGCTTACTTAATAGTTATAAACCATGGCACAGGTCAGTTGCTTTGTTTCAAGTTTTAGAATGGGAAGTAGCATTGTAAAGGGACATTGTGATGATGTGTATTACTAAAGGAGCATGCCCTACTGATTCATTGCCATGAGAATTGCTTCATCAGCTTAGTTCTTGGACCTTCAACAGAGAGGGTATAAAGACTTGTATAGTCTATTTGACATCCGGTTGGATAGATAGTAGTCTTCTACAGTAATCTGGTCTGACTGTTCTATCTTTGCAATTTCCTGGAGTGAATTTGTCATTTGCTCTTCTGATCTTGATTTCTGCTTCTTCCAGACTGAAATGTACTTCGGGCCTCAGCGTTTTTCATTTTTCCGGAAAACAGccagattttctttctttcatgaTATATGCCAACCTTTTAGTTACTTGCTGGGATACTCACTACTCTATCCTGGTTTTACCTGGCAGGATACTTTCCTTCCCCGAAACTCATCATGGGATTCTGTTGTGTACAAAGAAGAGCTCAAGTCTTCTATATGAAGTTGATGGTACGGTGAAAAATCACCTATTTGATCTTTCAAAGAAAACTTGAAATAAAATTGTCCTGAGT
It contains:
- the LOC113749405 gene encoding acetyltransferase At1g77540-like; translation: MAATTTRAKPEAPKIVWNEKDRKFETEDKEAYLQYQLRNGGKVMDIIHTYVPSSKRGLGLAGHLCVAAFSHAQSNSLSVIPTCSYVSDTFLPRNSSWDSVVYKEELKSSI